One window from the genome of Echinicola vietnamensis DSM 17526 encodes:
- a CDS encoding cation diffusion facilitator family transporter — MGHHHHHHGHQNIKLAFFLNLGFTILEFFGGLYVNSIAIISDALHDLGDSLSLGLSWYLAHKSNKKATTIFTFGYKRFSLLGALVNGLILFGGSLFIIKEAITRIIYPEPSDAQGMMVFAIIGVLVNGFAAYRLSHGKTLNERVISWHLIEDVLGWAAVLVASIVMIFVDTPYIDPVLSLLITLYILWNVIKRLKETLMIFLQASPSEINEAEIKEKILQFPHVGSLHHVHIWSLDGEKHVFTAHIKLKEVRDFEEILSLKRNLRKLLKQYPFSHHTIEVELPEEECAMEPMEETNSPVPPSGHAPD, encoded by the coding sequence ATGGGGCACCATCACCATCATCACGGACATCAAAACATCAAACTGGCCTTTTTCCTTAACTTGGGATTTACCATTTTGGAGTTTTTTGGAGGCCTTTATGTCAATAGTATTGCCATTATTTCTGATGCACTCCATGACTTGGGCGATAGTCTCTCCCTGGGACTTTCTTGGTACCTCGCCCACAAGTCCAATAAAAAGGCCACTACTATCTTTACCTTTGGCTACAAAAGATTTTCCCTTCTGGGTGCATTGGTAAATGGACTAATCTTATTTGGAGGATCACTTTTTATCATAAAGGAAGCGATCACGCGGATCATTTACCCAGAACCATCCGACGCACAGGGCATGATGGTCTTCGCCATTATTGGTGTATTGGTAAATGGTTTTGCGGCCTATCGACTGAGCCACGGAAAAACCCTTAACGAAAGGGTGATTTCTTGGCACCTGATCGAAGATGTATTGGGCTGGGCGGCTGTTTTGGTCGCTTCTATCGTTATGATTTTTGTGGACACGCCCTATATTGACCCAGTCCTTTCCCTGTTGATCACGCTGTATATCCTGTGGAATGTCATCAAAAGGCTGAAAGAAACCCTGATGATTTTTTTGCAGGCCAGCCCTAGTGAAATCAATGAAGCTGAAATCAAAGAAAAAATACTTCAGTTCCCTCATGTCGGATCCCTTCACCATGTACATATTTGGTCACTGGACGGTGAAAAACACGTCTTCACAGCCCATATCAAGCTCAAGGAAGTAAGGGACTTTGAGGAAATTTTGTCCCTGAAAAGAAACCTCCGAAAATTGCTCAAGCAATATCCTTTTTCCCATCATACCATTGAGGTGGAATTACCTGAAGAAGAATGTGCCATGGAGCCAATGGAAGAAACCAACAGCCCGGTGCCACCAAGCGGTCACGCACCTGATTAG
- a CDS encoding YdeI/OmpD-associated family protein, with protein MKQFIGTLEKFDSRLWRYHLPVPDDIANAFINGEDRRVICEIGPVRFHAALMKSKDYWFILLNTAFRDKLAIKEGEKMTVCLEKDRSEFGHEMPEELQILLDQDEEGNKHFRALTKGKQRSLVYIVTKVKNTNSRLNKALAIVEHLKEVNGALDFKMLNEKIKYYNNLGK; from the coding sequence ATGAAGCAGTTTATCGGGACATTGGAAAAATTCGATTCCAGGCTTTGGCGATACCACCTGCCTGTACCAGATGATATTGCCAATGCTTTCATCAATGGCGAAGACCGCCGGGTGATCTGTGAGATTGGCCCGGTCAGGTTCCATGCGGCACTGATGAAAAGTAAAGATTACTGGTTTATCCTGCTCAATACCGCATTTAGGGATAAACTGGCGATCAAAGAAGGCGAAAAGATGACCGTTTGCCTGGAAAAGGATCGTTCGGAATTTGGCCATGAAATGCCAGAGGAACTTCAAATCCTCCTAGATCAGGATGAGGAGGGAAATAAACATTTTCGCGCGCTCACCAAGGGCAAACAGCGCAGTTTGGTCTACATCGTCACAAAGGTAAAAAACACCAACAGCCGGTTGAACAAAGCCTTAGCCATCGTAGAGCACCTAAAAGAGGTAAATGGTGCCTTGGACTTTAAGATGCTGAATGAAAAAATCAAATATTACAACAACCTGGGCAAGTGA
- the gap gene encoding type I glyceraldehyde-3-phosphate dehydrogenase, whose protein sequence is MTKVNVAINGFGRIGRYVFKLLQQHPTIDVVAINDLMDITNLAHLLQYDSIHGKFQAEITSLSDALIVNGKTIQIYGEPSPKKLPWEALGVDMVIECTGRFVEKEKAEGHLKAGAKRVIISAPALGDVPTVVLGVNDALLTGHEAIISNASCTTNCLAPMVKVLEDHFGIEKGFVSTVHSYTADQNLQDAPHRDLRRARAAACSIIPTTTNAAKAVELVLPHIKGKLHAMAYRVPVPDGSLTEMNVVLKKETTKEEVNKVMSEAASTTMKGYIEYTEAPLVSVDIIGNPHSCIFDASLTEANGSLLKVIGWYDNESGYANRVVDLIEKINCFDQN, encoded by the coding sequence ATGACCAAAGTCAATGTGGCCATCAATGGCTTCGGGCGGATCGGCCGCTATGTATTTAAGCTCCTACAACAACACCCTACCATCGACGTAGTAGCCATCAATGACCTGATGGATATCACCAACTTGGCACACCTGCTTCAATATGATTCCATTCATGGCAAATTCCAGGCAGAAATCACCAGCTTGAGCGATGCACTTATTGTAAATGGAAAAACCATTCAAATCTACGGGGAGCCCTCCCCCAAAAAACTACCATGGGAAGCGTTGGGAGTGGACATGGTCATCGAATGCACGGGAAGGTTTGTGGAAAAAGAAAAGGCCGAAGGTCACCTAAAGGCGGGTGCTAAGCGCGTCATCATCTCGGCTCCTGCATTGGGGGATGTTCCCACTGTGGTACTTGGTGTGAATGACGCTTTGCTCACTGGTCATGAAGCCATCATCTCCAATGCTTCCTGCACCACCAACTGCCTGGCCCCAATGGTAAAGGTACTGGAAGATCATTTCGGCATTGAAAAGGGATTTGTCTCTACGGTGCATTCCTACACCGCCGATCAAAACCTCCAAGATGCTCCCCACCGTGATCTTCGAAGGGCACGGGCTGCTGCCTGCTCCATCATCCCCACCACCACCAATGCCGCAAAAGCTGTGGAACTGGTGCTGCCTCACATCAAAGGGAAATTGCATGCCATGGCCTATCGGGTTCCTGTCCCTGACGGATCACTTACAGAAATGAATGTGGTGCTGAAAAAAGAAACCACTAAAGAAGAAGTCAATAAGGTCATGTCGGAGGCCGCCTCCACCACCATGAAAGGATACATCGAATACACAGAGGCCCCATTGGTCTCGGTGGACATCATCGGAAATCCACACTCGTGTATTTTTGATGCCAGCCTAACCGAAGCAAATGGCTCCCTGCTTAAGGTCATCGGCTGGTATGATAATGAATCTGGATACGCCAATAGAGTGGTAGACCTCATTGAAAAAATCAACTGTTTTGACCAAAACTAA
- the dnaB gene encoding replicative DNA helicase, with protein sequence MAERNTAGRERNPLRRKNNLEQGMAGGVGKIPPQAIDLEEAVLGALMLEKEAITAVVDILKPDSFYKDAHREIYDAILLLFNESEPIDLLTVTNKLRKNGKLEVAGGAYYITELTSKISSAANIEYHARIITEMAMKRHMIRICSEIQKEAYEETTDVFELLDTMEQSLFEISENNIRKNYADMKSIMREAITELEGKKDLSDGLTGVPSGFTALDRVTSGWQKSDLVIIAARPAMGKTAFVLSVLRNAAVDHSRPVAIFSLEMSAVQLVNRLISSEAELDSEKIKKGNLADYEWEQLIHKTSKLSSAPLFVDDTPALSILELRAKCRRLKAQSDIQMIVIDYLQLMSGDSKASASGNREQEISSISRALKKIAKELEVPVIALSQLSRAVETRGGDKRPQLSDLRESGAIEQDADIVMFLYRPEYYGINEDEEGNSTLGTGEVIIAKHRSGSLETVKLRFIGKYTKFADLDLNVPYQPQGQEAMYGNKFPSAAGGKGFDDSNMIRIQSKANGPDEEDGFPGGLGSNEPAPF encoded by the coding sequence ATGGCAGAGAGAAACACCGCAGGAAGGGAGCGAAACCCGCTCCGTAGAAAAAATAACTTAGAGCAAGGCATGGCAGGAGGAGTGGGCAAAATTCCACCCCAGGCCATTGATTTGGAAGAGGCAGTGCTTGGGGCTTTGATGTTGGAAAAGGAAGCCATTACGGCTGTAGTGGATATTCTGAAGCCAGACAGCTTTTATAAGGACGCCCACAGGGAGATCTATGATGCTATCCTACTACTTTTTAACGAGAGTGAGCCTATAGACCTGCTTACCGTAACGAACAAGCTCCGGAAGAATGGTAAACTTGAAGTAGCGGGCGGGGCGTACTATATCACGGAGTTGACCTCTAAGATATCTTCTGCTGCCAATATTGAATATCATGCCCGAATCATCACAGAAATGGCCATGAAGCGTCATATGATTCGGATATGTTCAGAGATTCAGAAGGAGGCCTATGAGGAAACCACTGATGTGTTTGAACTGTTGGATACCATGGAGCAATCATTGTTTGAAATCTCCGAAAACAATATCCGGAAGAATTATGCCGACATGAAATCCATCATGCGCGAGGCCATCACGGAATTGGAAGGTAAAAAAGACCTCTCCGATGGGCTTACAGGCGTGCCAAGTGGATTTACGGCCTTGGATAGGGTGACATCAGGATGGCAGAAGTCGGATTTGGTCATTATTGCAGCCCGTCCTGCGATGGGTAAGACCGCCTTTGTCCTTTCCGTTCTCCGAAATGCAGCTGTGGATCATAGTCGACCGGTGGCCATTTTCTCCTTGGAGATGTCTGCCGTTCAGTTGGTAAACCGTCTCATTTCATCAGAAGCAGAACTGGATTCTGAAAAAATCAAGAAAGGTAACCTGGCAGATTATGAATGGGAGCAATTGATTCACAAAACCAGTAAACTTTCCTCAGCACCATTGTTTGTGGATGATACACCGGCCTTGTCCATTCTGGAGCTTCGTGCCAAATGTCGTCGACTGAAAGCGCAAAGTGATATCCAGATGATCGTGATTGATTACTTGCAGTTGATGTCAGGTGATTCCAAGGCGAGTGCCAGCGGAAACCGTGAACAAGAGATTTCAAGTATTTCAAGGGCACTTAAGAAAATTGCCAAAGAATTGGAAGTTCCCGTCATTGCCCTTTCCCAGTTGTCCAGGGCTGTTGAAACCCGGGGAGGTGACAAACGGCCACAGCTTTCCGATTTGAGGGAATCCGGGGCGATCGAACAGGATGCCGATATTGTCATGTTCCTGTACCGACCAGAATATTACGGTATCAATGAAGATGAAGAGGGAAATAGTACGTTAGGAACTGGTGAGGTGATCATTGCAAAACACCGAAGTGGGTCATTGGAGACTGTCAAGCTTCGATTTATCGGTAAATATACCAAGTTTGCCGACCTGGACCTCAATGTCCCTTATCAGCCCCAAGGTCAGGAAGCCATGTATGGCAATAAATTCCCAAGTGCCGCAGGTGGCAAGGGATTTGATGATTCGAATATGATCAGGATCCAGAGTAAAGCCAATGGGCCTGATGAAGAAGATGGTTTCCCAGGAGGGCTGGGCAGCAATGAACCGGCACCGTTCTAA
- a CDS encoding zinc-binding dehydrogenase — MQGLVLDQDNASGINIKEVSLPDLKPQEVKVKVIAAALNHRDEWCRQGKYPNIKDGIILGSDGAGVVEAVGESVDKAWLGKEVIINAANFWGDDQSVQSADFQILGMPTNGTMAEYVHVNVSRLCDKPQHLTFEEAAALPLAGLTAYRAVLYHGQLKPGRQLLVTGFGGGVAQFAAQFGVAAGADVYVNSSSEEKLSKAKALGAIAGFNYKDENWVQSALDQTGGFDLVVDSAMGDTFPLLIKVLKPGGKLVFYGATLGNPPMMDARRVFWNQLTIQGTTMGSDQDFAEMVAFVESHQITPLVDSIFSFSDARTAFDRMAEGKQTGKIVLKI; from the coding sequence ATGCAAGGACTCGTTTTAGATCAGGATAATGCTTCAGGAATCAACATTAAAGAGGTTTCATTACCAGACTTAAAACCTCAAGAGGTCAAAGTAAAAGTGATTGCAGCAGCTTTAAACCATCGGGATGAGTGGTGCAGGCAAGGGAAGTATCCCAATATCAAGGATGGAATTATTTTGGGGTCCGACGGAGCTGGTGTGGTGGAGGCAGTGGGTGAATCGGTGGATAAGGCATGGTTAGGCAAAGAAGTGATCATCAATGCAGCAAATTTTTGGGGAGATGATCAGTCCGTACAGTCCGCAGATTTTCAAATTTTGGGAATGCCTACCAATGGCACCATGGCCGAATACGTGCATGTGAATGTATCCAGGCTTTGCGATAAACCGCAGCATTTGACTTTTGAGGAAGCAGCAGCCCTTCCACTTGCTGGACTTACCGCTTACAGGGCGGTTCTTTATCATGGCCAATTAAAGCCTGGCCGTCAACTATTGGTGACTGGTTTTGGTGGAGGAGTTGCCCAGTTTGCGGCCCAGTTTGGTGTGGCAGCAGGGGCAGATGTTTACGTAAACAGCAGCAGTGAGGAGAAGCTCTCCAAAGCCAAAGCACTCGGAGCCATTGCTGGCTTTAACTATAAAGATGAAAATTGGGTGCAATCTGCCCTGGATCAAACAGGTGGTTTCGATCTGGTGGTGGATTCTGCTATGGGAGATACGTTTCCCTTATTGATCAAGGTACTCAAGCCAGGTGGGAAGCTGGTTTTTTACGGAGCTACATTAGGAAATCCCCCTATGATGGATGCCAGAAGGGTGTTTTGGAATCAATTGACCATTCAAGGAACGACTATGGGCAGTGATCAGGATTTTGCTGAGATGGTTGCTTTTGTGGAATCTCACCAAATCACGCCGTTGGTGGATTCAATTTTCAGTTTTTCGGATGCCCGCACGGCTTTTGATAGAATGGCGGAGGGCAAGCAAACAGGAAAGATCGTTTTGAAGATATAG
- a CDS encoding electron transfer flavoprotein subunit beta/FixA family protein has product MKILVCITHVPDTTSKIQFTDNNTKFDKTGVQFIIGPYDDYALARAVELRDQSSGSLTVLNVGEAETEPTLRKALAIGADDAIRVNAFPSDSLFVANQIAHYAKEGGYDLILMGRESIDFNGGMVHGMVAEMLGIPSVSPVMKLDLEGDTAKIAREIEGGKEHLEVKLPFVAGCQEPIAEWKIPNMRGIMSARSKPLNVVEPVGEDAATKTVGYELPPAKGAVKLIDKDNVEELVKLLQNEAKVL; this is encoded by the coding sequence ATGAAAATTCTGGTTTGTATTACACACGTGCCGGATACCACATCCAAAATTCAATTTACAGACAATAACACTAAGTTTGACAAGACTGGAGTACAGTTTATTATTGGGCCATACGATGATTATGCATTGGCCAGGGCAGTGGAGTTAAGAGACCAGTCCAGTGGAAGTCTTACCGTACTTAATGTAGGAGAAGCAGAGACAGAGCCTACCTTAAGAAAAGCATTGGCTATTGGGGCTGATGATGCCATCCGGGTAAATGCCTTTCCTTCGGACTCGCTATTTGTGGCCAATCAGATTGCACATTATGCAAAAGAAGGCGGATACGACCTTATTTTGATGGGAAGGGAATCCATCGATTTTAATGGTGGAATGGTACACGGAATGGTGGCGGAAATGCTGGGCATTCCATCCGTTTCACCTGTAATGAAGTTGGATTTGGAAGGAGATACGGCCAAAATCGCCAGAGAGATAGAAGGCGGAAAAGAGCACTTAGAAGTGAAACTGCCATTTGTGGCCGGCTGTCAGGAGCCTATAGCGGAATGGAAGATCCCGAACATGCGTGGAATTATGTCCGCTCGCAGCAAGCCGCTCAATGTGGTAGAGCCAGTAGGAGAGGATGCGGCTACCAAAACTGTAGGTTATGAGCTTCCTCCTGCAAAAGGAGCTGTAAAACTTATTGACAAGGACAATGTTGAAGAGTTGGTGAAGTTGTTGCAAAATGAAGCCAAGGTCCTTTAA